From the genome of Acidimicrobiia bacterium, one region includes:
- a CDS encoding ubiquinol-cytochrome c reductase iron-sulfur subunit — MAMERLVRRTMTHNNELSRRKFLTRMWAAGGGLMAAAGAWTGWDLLRPSAASSLTAQVKALPPQAVPATGVVEIKAARGYLTRAGDEVVALSWKCPHLGCRVPWCESSQEFECPCHGSVFNRLGEYRAGPSPRNMDRLATSVVDGSLVIDTSDVTPGGPIGPETINEPPAGPRCVGEGD, encoded by the coding sequence ATGGCCATGGAACGCCTGGTACGGAGAACTATGACACACAACAACGAATTATCCCGCAGGAAGTTTCTGACCCGGATGTGGGCCGCCGGTGGCGGACTCATGGCCGCGGCCGGTGCCTGGACCGGATGGGATTTGCTCCGCCCTTCTGCCGCGTCAAGCCTCACCGCCCAAGTAAAGGCCCTACCGCCGCAAGCCGTCCCGGCCACCGGAGTCGTCGAGATCAAAGCCGCCCGCGGATACCTGACCCGGGCAGGCGACGAAGTTGTCGCCCTCTCATGGAAATGCCCCCATCTAGGCTGCCGGGTACCCTGGTGCGAATCCTCCCAAGAGTTCGAATGTCCTTGTCACGGATCGGTCTTCAACCGGCTCGGTGAATACCGGGCCGGACCATCGCCCCGCAACATGGATCGGCTCGCTACATCTGTGGTCGACGGATCATTGGTCATCGATACAAGCGACGTTACGCCAGGCGGACCGATCGGACCCGAAACAATCAATGAACCACCAGCCGGACCCAGATGTGTTGGAGAAGGTGACTAA
- a CDS encoding c-type cytochrome, producing MPEHTDTGFESSTNRWMSAGVVLMALFVLAFPLYRLYEPGARAEARELQETHLQTEGESLYRDGCASCHGGQGEGVDAPALNSKQFLDSAVLEQIIALVSHGVPGTAMVAWSVDLGGPLTSEQIRAVASYVDSWRAEAPDRPDWRAMLTTAATSSNTATTTSTGQGPEVAITLTEVDATTMVLTSSATTMPAGEVTFVVTNTGNEEHEFVLFRTDLAITDLPFDATTDEVMEEGPGVTHIDEIGSVLPGETKTLTVTLEAGNYAMICNLASHYRMGMRAVFSVG from the coding sequence ATGCCCGAACATACTGACACCGGGTTCGAATCGTCTACCAACCGGTGGATGTCGGCTGGAGTGGTGTTGATGGCACTCTTCGTGCTGGCCTTTCCGCTCTACCGGTTGTACGAGCCGGGCGCACGGGCCGAGGCAAGAGAACTGCAGGAGACCCACCTACAAACCGAGGGAGAGAGCCTCTACCGTGACGGCTGCGCTTCATGCCACGGCGGGCAAGGGGAGGGTGTCGATGCGCCGGCGCTCAACTCCAAACAATTTCTCGATAGTGCGGTCCTCGAGCAGATCATCGCCCTGGTTTCACATGGCGTACCGGGGACCGCGATGGTGGCCTGGAGTGTTGACCTCGGTGGCCCATTGACCTCCGAACAGATCCGGGCGGTCGCCTCCTATGTGGATTCCTGGCGGGCCGAGGCCCCGGACCGGCCCGACTGGCGGGCCATGCTGACGACAGCCGCCACCAGCAGCAACACAGCCACGACAACGAGCACCGGACAGGGGCCTGAAGTGGCGATCACGCTGACCGAGGTAGACGCCACCACCATGGTTCTGACTTCATCGGCGACCACCATGCCGGCCGGCGAGGTCACATTCGTCGTAACCAACACCGGCAACGAAGAACACGAATTCGTACTATTCAGGACCGACCTCGCCATCACGGACCTGCCCTTCGACGCCACCACCGACGAGGTAATGGAAGAGGGACCCGGTGTAACGCACATCGACGAAATCGGTAGCGTCCTACCTGGCGAGACGAAGACATTGACTGTCACACTCGAGGCAGGTAACTATGCCATGATCTGCAACCTCGCAAGTCATTACCGGATGGGTATGCGGGCGGTTTTCAGCGTCGGCTGA
- a CDS encoding menaquinol oxidoreductase, which produces MAEEPFVTEGKRVLGVVPGVPPVGDRKVPQEQESVMVWPHLLVRHAVAALVVLLLVLVVAILFDAPLRSIANPALTPNPEKAPWYFAGLQELLSHYHPLVAGILVPGTVVLGAMALPYLDRNPSRQSRARKVAIVIFTTFLVAWIVLTIIGFAFRGPDWGWVWPWNAWYGEL; this is translated from the coding sequence ATGGCCGAGGAACCCTTCGTAACTGAAGGCAAACGGGTCCTTGGAGTCGTACCGGGAGTGCCGCCAGTCGGCGATCGCAAAGTACCTCAGGAACAGGAATCCGTAATGGTGTGGCCGCACTTGTTGGTGCGACATGCCGTCGCCGCCCTGGTGGTGCTGCTCCTGGTCCTGGTTGTGGCGATCCTCTTCGATGCACCCTTACGATCAATCGCCAACCCGGCCCTGACCCCGAACCCGGAGAAAGCCCCCTGGTATTTTGCGGGACTCCAGGAACTCTTAAGCCACTACCACCCACTCGTGGCCGGGATCCTGGTGCCGGGAACCGTGGTCCTTGGCGCCATGGCCCTGCCGTACCTCGACCGCAATCCCAGCCGCCAAAGCAGAGCTCGAAAAGTGGCAATAGTGATATTCACGACATTCCTGGTTGCCTGGATCGTCTTGACGATTATCGGGTTCGCCTTCCGGGGACCCGACTGGGGCTGGGTATGGCCATGGAACGCCTGGTACGGAGAACTATGA
- a CDS encoding c-type cytochrome, translating into MTRIAQIALVGFFALLGIPALVQGPAAAGATATAIQPTEDGAQIFADNCSSCHQAYGQGIPGKYPQLAANPAATDPAFVESVIREGLTGPIEVLGVGYNDTMPAVALTDAEVAAVVAHVTTLAQAPPIASTPAGAAGPPNSDRGQALFVGSTSFSNGGPACAACHVAGTVDGLGGPTLGPDLTHVLDRLGGQPGLVGWLATPPSPVMTPIFSEKPLAEQEIVDVVAFLAEASTQTPASNTDFMTALGLAGTAVLFVGLAIASRGLRRTYVERLRSTP; encoded by the coding sequence ATGACCCGTATCGCCCAAATTGCGCTGGTGGGGTTTTTTGCGCTCCTCGGCATCCCGGCCCTCGTCCAAGGCCCCGCGGCGGCCGGGGCGACGGCAACCGCGATCCAGCCCACAGAAGATGGGGCCCAGATTTTTGCGGACAATTGCTCCTCCTGCCACCAGGCCTACGGGCAAGGCATTCCCGGCAAGTACCCCCAATTGGCGGCCAACCCGGCAGCCACAGACCCCGCTTTTGTCGAATCGGTCATCCGAGAAGGACTAACCGGACCAATCGAGGTGCTCGGGGTTGGCTACAACGACACCATGCCAGCGGTGGCCTTGACCGACGCCGAAGTGGCTGCAGTTGTCGCCCATGTGACGACGCTCGCCCAAGCACCTCCCATCGCCTCAACTCCAGCCGGCGCGGCCGGCCCCCCTAACTCCGACCGGGGCCAAGCCCTGTTCGTCGGGTCGACTTCGTTCAGCAACGGTGGACCGGCCTGCGCCGCATGTCATGTCGCCGGGACCGTGGACGGACTGGGCGGGCCGACCCTGGGACCCGACCTCACCCATGTGTTGGATCGCCTCGGTGGCCAACCTGGACTGGTTGGTTGGCTGGCCACCCCGCCATCGCCGGTCATGACGCCCATCTTCTCAGAGAAGCCCTTGGCCGAGCAGGAAATCGTCGATGTCGTTGCCTTCCTGGCTGAGGCCAGCACCCAAACACCTGCTTCCAACACAGATTTCATGACGGCCTTGGGACTGGCAGGAACCGCAGTCCTATTTGTCGGACTGGCAATTGCGTCGCGAGGACTGCGACGAACGTACGTTGAGCGACTGAGGAGCACGCCATGA
- a CDS encoding MFS transporter: MKRPELIDFKQERIRTLHLTWIAFFISFYIWFNMAPLATTMLREVAWLTPEHLKVLAIINVAFTIPARIVVGALIDRYGPRVVFSGLLITMAFPAFAFAFGNTLTQLMVSRLLLSTIGAGFVVGIRMVAQWFPPKMIGRAEGFYAGWGNFGSAWAAMTLPWFALTFLEKWFNVADGWRWALFLNGLVGLLYGIYYYHAVRDTPDGVEFTGTKKTQPMTVSSYGDLVQYILWSFPIFGALGLLAWRISRIQITGTDGIDSALIPNNSLWLIYGGLALFYGVHVLKTLQVNLPILKAGVAEEDKYPFASVAALNTTYVANFGAELAVVSMLPAFFEGTFEVTPATAGLIASSFAFVNLFARPLGGLISDKMKNRKMVMTGYMVGISLGFLGMGFIGSAWPIWLAILITVTCSVFVQGAEGATFAIIPLINRRMTGQVAGMAGAFGNVGAVLYLVLYSMVDARTFFFVLAAGAAFSFVYVMIFLKEPEGAFADGLAAS, translated from the coding sequence ATGAAGCGGCCAGAGTTGATCGACTTCAAACAGGAGAGGATTCGAACCCTCCACCTGACATGGATCGCGTTTTTCATCTCGTTCTATATCTGGTTCAACATGGCGCCCCTGGCCACCACCATGCTGCGAGAAGTCGCCTGGCTCACCCCGGAACATCTCAAGGTCCTGGCCATTATCAACGTGGCTTTTACGATCCCGGCTCGCATCGTGGTCGGGGCACTCATCGATCGCTACGGACCCCGGGTCGTTTTCTCGGGTCTCCTTATCACGATGGCGTTCCCGGCCTTCGCCTTCGCTTTCGGGAACACCCTCACCCAGTTGATGGTTTCCCGCCTCCTCCTCTCCACCATCGGTGCCGGGTTCGTCGTTGGTATTCGCATGGTCGCCCAATGGTTCCCGCCCAAGATGATCGGGCGCGCCGAAGGCTTCTACGCCGGATGGGGAAACTTCGGGTCGGCGTGGGCGGCCATGACGTTGCCATGGTTCGCTCTGACGTTCCTAGAGAAATGGTTCAACGTCGCCGATGGGTGGCGCTGGGCGCTCTTCCTCAACGGGCTCGTCGGCCTGCTGTATGGCATCTACTACTACCACGCCGTACGCGACACCCCGGACGGCGTCGAGTTCACAGGAACCAAGAAAACTCAGCCGATGACCGTCAGTTCATACGGCGATCTCGTCCAGTACATCCTGTGGTCATTCCCGATCTTCGGCGCTCTTGGCTTGTTGGCCTGGCGCATCAGTCGTATCCAAATCACCGGCACCGACGGAATCGACTCAGCCCTCATCCCGAACAACTCGTTGTGGCTGATCTATGGCGGCTTGGCCCTCTTCTACGGCGTCCACGTGCTCAAGACGCTGCAGGTCAATCTGCCGATCCTCAAAGCAGGAGTGGCCGAAGAAGACAAATATCCGTTCGCCAGCGTGGCCGCTCTCAACACGACGTACGTGGCCAACTTTGGGGCCGAATTGGCCGTGGTCTCGATGCTCCCGGCTTTTTTCGAAGGGACGTTCGAAGTCACGCCGGCCACCGCCGGTTTGATCGCCTCTTCGTTCGCGTTCGTCAATCTGTTCGCCCGACCGTTGGGTGGACTCATCTCGGACAAGATGAAGAACCGCAAGATGGTCATGACCGGCTATATGGTTGGGATCTCACTCGGATTCCTCGGAATGGGCTTCATCGGATCCGCTTGGCCGATCTGGTTGGCGATCCTTATTACCGTTACGTGTTCGGTCTTTGTGCAGGGTGCCGAAGGGGCCACGTTCGCGATTATCCCGCTTATCAACCGCCGCATGACCGGACAAGTAGCCGGCATGGCCGGGGCGTTCGGCAATGTCGGTGCGGTGCTCTATCTCGTGCTCTACTCCATGGTGGATGCGCGAACCTTCTTCTTTGTGCTCGCGGCCGGCGCCGCCTTCAGCTTTGTGTACGTAATGATTTTCCTCAAGGAGCCAGAAGGCGCCTTCGCCGATGGGCTGGCGGCCTCATGA
- a CDS encoding cytochrome b N-terminal domain-containing protein: protein MTIGKRFRASTLGRSVIRNPNRVTTRDRAAGHWSNFFLHIYPVKIRREEVYFRYSWYLGVASLALFGSLVVSGIYLMFFYVPSPTTAYGNIQFIQTQVPFGQYIRNVHRWSAHFMVLAVAAHMARVFYRGAYKSPREFNWVIGVVLLVLTLLLSFTGYLLPWDQLAYWAVTVGTSMAAYVPIIGQQVSDVLIGGQQVGSATLIRFYVLHVALLPTVVVVVIALHLWRWRKDSMLDTDHDGKEAV from the coding sequence ATGACAATTGGCAAACGTTTCCGAGCAAGCACCCTCGGAAGGTCGGTGATTCGCAACCCGAATCGGGTTACGACCCGCGACAGGGCCGCCGGACACTGGTCGAACTTTTTTCTCCATATCTACCCGGTCAAGATCCGCCGCGAGGAGGTCTATTTCCGATACTCGTGGTATCTCGGCGTCGCCTCGCTGGCCCTCTTCGGTTCGTTGGTGGTGTCAGGCATCTACCTGATGTTCTTCTACGTACCTTCGCCGACAACCGCCTACGGCAACATCCAGTTCATCCAGACCCAGGTACCTTTTGGCCAGTACATTCGCAACGTCCACCGGTGGTCAGCCCACTTTATGGTCCTGGCGGTTGCCGCCCATATGGCACGGGTCTTCTACCGCGGTGCCTACAAGTCGCCGCGAGAATTCAACTGGGTCATCGGTGTCGTGTTGCTGGTGTTGACTTTGCTCCTGTCGTTTACCGGCTATCTCCTTCCCTGGGACCAGTTGGCCTATTGGGCAGTTACGGTCGGCACGTCCATGGCCGCCTACGTACCAATCATTGGCCAGCAGGTTTCCGACGTTCTGATCGGCGGACAACAGGTGGGATCAGCCACCCTCATCCGGTTCTATGTCCTGCATGTTGCTCTCCTGCCAACCGTGGTCGTCGTCGTGATAGCCCTACACCTGTGGCGTTGGCGCAAAGACAGCATGCTCGATACCGACCACGACGGAAAAGAGGCCGTGTAA
- a CDS encoding NarK/NasA family nitrate transporter, with the protein MADITEWNVEDEEFWESTGKKIAKRNLWISIPSLLVGFAVWLYWSVITVQMLNLGFPFTNAELFTLSAIAGLSGATFRIPSSFLIRIAGGRNTIFFTTALLMIPALGTGFALLSQTTPLWAFQLLAFLSGLGGGNFASSMSNISFFYPKRMQGLSLGLNAGLGNAGVTTMQILIPLVMTFGIFGGGSMILETASGTLIGQIAAGSQTWIQNAGFVWLALLIPLAFLGWFKMDNIRAEHVSPNIGSPLNSFGKISGMLGLAFIPAAIGLFVILPSPTGLGWTWAKYPVLALVMWATVFLLRQLRGDIKPNLERQFKIFKNKHTWIMSVIYTMTFGSFIGYSAGFALAIKVIFGFQHVMVDGVMIHDLVNPNGPSALTFAWMGPFIGAFIRPVGGWIADKVGGARVTQWVSIVMIGSALGVAYFMKQAYQSATPEDFFVPFFLLFLVLFAATGVGNGSTFRTIAMVFDQEQAGPVLGWTSAVAAYGAFVVPQEFGEQITKTTPEVALFAFAGFYVICLFLNWWYYLGPKAEYQNP; encoded by the coding sequence ATGGCTGACATCACCGAGTGGAACGTCGAAGACGAGGAGTTCTGGGAGTCTACCGGCAAGAAGATCGCCAAGCGGAACCTCTGGATCTCGATTCCAAGCCTTCTGGTTGGGTTCGCCGTGTGGCTCTACTGGAGCGTCATCACGGTCCAGATGCTCAACCTCGGGTTTCCGTTCACGAACGCCGAACTATTCACCCTGTCGGCCATTGCCGGGCTATCTGGTGCCACCTTTCGGATTCCAAGTAGTTTCTTGATTCGAATCGCCGGCGGCCGGAACACAATCTTCTTCACAACCGCACTGCTGATGATTCCGGCCCTAGGAACCGGATTCGCTCTGTTATCTCAGACCACGCCTCTGTGGGCGTTCCAGCTTCTTGCCTTCCTGTCGGGTTTGGGCGGTGGGAACTTCGCCTCGTCCATGTCGAACATCAGCTTCTTCTACCCGAAGCGGATGCAGGGCCTCTCGCTCGGACTCAACGCCGGCCTCGGCAACGCCGGAGTGACCACCATGCAGATCTTGATTCCGCTCGTCATGACGTTCGGTATCTTCGGTGGCGGCTCGATGATCCTCGAGACAGCGTCAGGTACGCTCATCGGCCAGATCGCAGCTGGATCGCAGACCTGGATACAGAATGCCGGATTTGTTTGGCTGGCACTCCTGATTCCGTTGGCCTTTCTTGGCTGGTTCAAGATGGACAATATCCGGGCGGAACATGTATCACCCAACATCGGCTCTCCGCTCAACTCGTTCGGAAAAATCAGCGGAATGCTGGGCCTGGCATTCATTCCGGCTGCGATCGGGCTCTTTGTGATCCTGCCAAGTCCGACTGGACTCGGGTGGACGTGGGCCAAGTACCCGGTCCTCGCCCTGGTGATGTGGGCAACGGTGTTTCTCCTCCGGCAACTGCGCGGAGACATCAAGCCAAACCTGGAGCGTCAGTTCAAGATATTCAAAAACAAACACACCTGGATCATGAGCGTCATCTACACCATGACGTTCGGCAGCTTCATCGGCTACTCGGCTGGTTTCGCTCTGGCGATCAAAGTCATTTTCGGATTTCAGCACGTCATGGTCGACGGAGTCATGATCCACGACCTCGTGAATCCCAACGGTCCGTCTGCGCTCACGTTCGCATGGATGGGACCCTTCATTGGGGCGTTCATCCGCCCTGTCGGCGGCTGGATCGCAGACAAGGTGGGCGGCGCCCGGGTGACGCAGTGGGTATCGATCGTGATGATCGGAAGCGCCCTGGGAGTCGCCTATTTCATGAAACAGGCGTACCAGTCGGCCACACCAGAGGACTTCTTCGTCCCCTTCTTCCTTCTGTTCCTGGTTCTCTTTGCGGCCACCGGGGTCGGCAACGGGTCGACATTTCGCACAATCGCCATGGTGTTCGACCAGGAGCAGGCGGGACCCGTCCTGGGGTGGACATCAGCAGTAGCCGCTTACGGCGCCTTCGTCGTTCCCCAAGAATTCGGCGAGCAGATCACGAAGACCACGCCGGAGGTGGCACTGTTCGCCTTCGCCGGATTCTATGTCATCTGCCTGTTTCTGAACTGGTGGTATTACCTGGGTCCGAAGGCCGAGTACCAGAACCCGTGA
- a CDS encoding Rrf2 family transcriptional regulator, translating into MTRKTDLALQALRVLATARAPVKGKDLAPLINTTTSFIAQIMKPLVDADWVKSDRGPTGGYRLAVDIAPISMLSLIEAVEGPTINDKCVLQGTPCPIVDQCAMHEAWIRGRSALLRELAKTPVLDATTQERTAS; encoded by the coding sequence ATGACCCGCAAAACGGACCTGGCGCTTCAGGCGCTTCGGGTGCTCGCCACGGCCCGAGCCCCGGTCAAGGGCAAGGACCTTGCCCCACTGATCAATACCACAACGTCGTTTATTGCCCAGATCATGAAGCCATTGGTGGACGCCGATTGGGTGAAATCCGATCGCGGCCCGACTGGCGGCTACCGGCTGGCAGTCGACATTGCACCGATCTCGATGCTCTCGCTTATCGAAGCCGTCGAAGGCCCAACCATCAACGACAAGTGCGTTCTTCAGGGAACCCCGTGTCCCATCGTCGACCAGTGCGCCATGCACGAGGCATGGATCCGAGGGCGCTCTGCGCTGCTCAGGGAACTTGCCAAAACGCCGGTTCTCGACGCCACCACACAAGAGAGGACAGCTTCATGA